From one Acipenser ruthenus chromosome 21, fAciRut3.2 maternal haplotype, whole genome shotgun sequence genomic stretch:
- the LOC117429471 gene encoding electron transfer flavoprotein subunit alpha, mitochondrial-like, protein MFKIINKQTLRQVASLLHRSQSTLVIAEHTNEKLTPITLNAITAASKLGGEVSCLVAGTDCAKVAEELSKVQGVKKVLVAQHAAYKGSLPEELTPLILATQQQFSFTHICAGASAFGKSLLPRVAAKLDVAPISDIIAIKSPDTFVRTIYAGNALCTVKCNEKVKVFTVRGTSFEAALTTGGSATSEQVSTPAPVGMSEWLGQNLTKSDRPELTSAKVVVSGGRGLKSGDNFKLLYDLADQMHAAVGASRAAVDAGFVPNDMQVGQTGKIVAPELYIAVGISGAIQHLAGMKDSKTIVAINKDPEAPIFQVADYGLVADLFKAVPEMTELLKKK, encoded by the exons atgtttaaaataataaacaaacagaccCTCAGACAGGTG GCCAGTCTTCTTCACAGGTCTCAGAGTACATTGGTAATTGCAGAGCACACCAATGAGAAGCTAACCCCTATCACTCTCAATGCCATCACTGCTGCCAGTAAGCTGGGGGGAGAGGTGTCTTGTTTGGTCGCTGGCACAGACTGCGCAAAG GTTGCAGAGGAATTAAGTAAAGTGCAGGGTGTCAAAAAAGTTCTGGTGGCCCAACATGCTGCATACAAAGGTTCCCTGCCAG AGGAATTGACACCATTAATATTGGCCACCCAGCAGCAGTTCAGCTTCACTCACATCTGTGCAGGAGCCTCTGCTTTTGGAAAG AGTCTTCTGCCTAGAGTGGCTGCCAAGCTTGATGTTGCCCCTATTTCGGACATTATTGCAATCAAGTCTCCCGATACCTTTGTTAGGACCATCTATGCTG GGAATGCTCTCTGTACTGTGAAGTGCAATGAGAAAGTGAAGGTGTTCACTGTCAGAGGAACGTCCTTTGAGGCCGCACTAACCACCGGAGGCAGCGCTACTTCGGAACAAG TTTCTACTCCTGCTCCTGTTGGAATGTCTGAATGGCTTGGTCAGAACCTGACTAAAAGTGATCGTCCAGAGCTGACCAGTGCGAAGGTGGTGGTGTCGGGCG GGAGAGGTCTGAAGAGTGGTGACAACTTTAAGCTGCTGTATGATCTGGCTGACCAGATGCACGCTGCAG TTGGGGCTTCAAGAGCTGCCGTTGACGCTGGATTTGTCCCCAACGACATGCAGGTTGGACAGACCGGAAAAATTGTGGCACCA GAACTTTATATTGCTGTCGGCATTTCTGGAGCTATTCAGCATCTGGCTGGCATGAAAGACAGCAAG ACAATTGTTGCAATAAACAAGGACCCAGAAGCCCC